The following are from one region of the Primulina eburnea isolate SZY01 chromosome 17, ASM2296580v1, whole genome shotgun sequence genome:
- the LOC140818426 gene encoding 20 kDa chaperonin, chloroplastic-like produces MATTQLTSAASSISAKGFTSFEGLRASNAVKVSSFSPLKLNGKARRSFRGLVVKAATTTVAPKYTSLKPLGDRVLVKIKAAEEKTSGGILLPTTALSKPQGGEVVAVGEGRTIGKNKVEISLKTGTQVVYSKYAGTEVEFDGSNHLILKEDDIVGTLDTDDIKDLKPLNDRVLIKVAEVEEKTAGGLFLTDASKEKPSIGTVVAVGPGRLDDDGDRKSLSVAPGNTVMYSKYAGNDFKGSDGSDYIALRASDVMAILS; encoded by the exons ATGGCGACTACCCAGCTGACTTCCGCTGCATCTTCGATTTCAGCAAAAGGGTTTACCTCGTTTGAAGGTCTGAGGGCTTCAAATGCAGTTAAAGTGTCTTCTTTTTCACCTTTGAAGCTGAACGGCAAGGCCCGAAGGTCGTTCCGTGGTCTTGTTGTTAAGGCTGCTACAACAACTGTTGCGCCGAAG TATACATCACTCAAACCTTTAGGTGACAGAGTGTTGGTAAAAATTAAGGCAGCTGAGGAAAAAACTTCGGGTGGTATCTTGTTACCAACCACTGCACTATCAAAACCTCAAGGGGGTGAGGTGGTTGCTGTTGGAGAGGGTCGTACAATTGGAAAAAATAAGGTGGAGATTAGTTTGAAG ACTGGTACCCAAGTGGTTTACTCGAAGTATGCGGGTACAGAAGTGGAGTTTGATGGTTCAAATCATCTCATTCTGAAGGAGGATGATATTGTTGGTACTCTTGATACTGATGATATAAAGGATTTGAAGCCCTTGAATGACAGAGTTCTCATAAAG GTGGCTGAGGTTGAAGAGAAAACTGCTGGTGGATTGTTCTTAACCGATGCGAGCAAGGAGAAGCCTTCAATTGGCACA GTTGTAGCAGTTGGGCCTGGCCGACTCGATGACGATGGTGATAGGAAGTCATTGTCAGTTGCCCCAGGAAATACAGTTATGTACTCAAAATATGCAGGCAACGATTTCAAAGGTAGTGATGGTTCCGATTACATAGCACTGCGTGCATCCGATGTAATGGCTATCCTTTCCTGA